Within the Acidipropionibacterium acidipropionici genome, the region TGTGCCAACGGACCGGTGGCACCCGCGACGTCGGCGGTCCGCTCACAGCTCGGGGCTCGCAACCCCAGGCGAGTGACATCGAACGATTCGTCTTCATCATGAAAGGGGTCTTGACGTGGCAACCACGATCAAGCCGCTCGAGGACCGCGTCCTCGTCCAGCCTCTCGAGGCCGAGCAGACCACCGCTTCCGGACTCGTCATCCCGGACACCGCCAAGGAGAAGCCGCAGGAGGGCCGCGTCATCGCAGCCGGCCCCGGCCGCGTTGACGACAAGGGCACCCGCGTCCCCATGGACGTCAAGGAGAACGACGTCGTCATCTTCTCCAAGTACGGCGGCACCGAGGTCAAGTACAACGGCGAGGAGTACCTGCTCCTCAACGCTCGCGACATCCTCGCGATCGTCGAGAAGTGAGGCGCTGATACATGGCAGCCAAGCAGCTTCAGTTCGACGAGGAGGCCCGCCGCTCTCTTGAGCGCGGCGTCGACGTCCTCGCCAACACCGTCAAGGTGACGCTGGGCCCCAAGGGCCGTTACGTCGTCCTCGACAAGCAGTACGGTGCACCGACCAT harbors:
- the groES gene encoding co-chaperone GroES; translation: MATTIKPLEDRVLVQPLEAEQTTASGLVIPDTAKEKPQEGRVIAAGPGRVDDKGTRVPMDVKENDVVIFSKYGGTEVKYNGEEYLLLNARDILAIVEK